A single window of Metallosphaera hakonensis JCM 8857 = DSM 7519 DNA harbors:
- a CDS encoding AAA family ATPase — translation MLFDIRPKEERKDLYDRDKEIDEIRQSIERGVWIAVYGIRRVGKTSVVNVAVNDPNYIVIKINLMRMYNPRRKVYARSQFMGVFLEGINNAIKKYTLGGRAIRYISNILGTDEKSSIELNAVRIKTRLKKFREEDVSSVVREIDQLAKDNRKKLVLVFDEAQELMRVNGINSSSVFHDIYDYCKSTTVVFTGSMVGLVEKMLKELEYQKPFFGRYIRKIRVERFELNRSKDFLMRGFEEEGIKVGEDILVEAVRRFDGVPGWLTFFGAEYSFRAKHGDSPDLNEIERMAIEQVKSEFKDFLTSTQSPERYSAILISLDRLGGRGELRDVTKVVNALLGEVPEPRVHEILNRLVNLGFLRKEGQEYLLPEDEPDRKGLVEASKELSKGGY, via the coding sequence ATGCTATTTGACATTAGACCTAAGGAAGAGAGAAAGGACCTTTACGACAGAGATAAGGAGATTGATGAAATAAGGCAAAGCATAGAAAGGGGGGTTTGGATAGCCGTGTACGGCATCAGAAGAGTAGGAAAGACCAGCGTAGTGAACGTCGCTGTAAACGACCCTAATTACATTGTCATCAAGATAAACCTCATGAGAATGTATAACCCAAGGAGAAAGGTATATGCAAGATCTCAATTCATGGGTGTGTTCCTAGAGGGAATCAATAACGCAATAAAGAAGTATACGCTCGGAGGTAGGGCGATTAGGTATATTTCAAATATTTTGGGTACTGATGAAAAGTCCTCAATAGAACTCAACGCAGTGCGAATTAAGACTAGACTAAAAAAGTTTAGAGAAGAGGATGTAAGCTCAGTGGTCAGGGAGATCGATCAGTTAGCGAAGGATAACAGGAAGAAACTGGTGCTGGTGTTCGACGAAGCCCAGGAGTTAATGAGGGTCAACGGCATAAATTCTTCCTCCGTGTTTCACGATATCTACGACTATTGCAAAAGCACTACCGTTGTGTTCACAGGGAGTATGGTAGGTCTCGTTGAGAAAATGTTGAAAGAACTTGAGTATCAAAAACCCTTCTTCGGAAGGTACATAAGGAAGATAAGGGTAGAGAGGTTCGAATTGAACAGATCTAAGGACTTCCTTATGAGGGGATTTGAGGAAGAGGGGATCAAAGTGGGTGAGGATATATTGGTTGAGGCCGTAAGGAGGTTCGATGGAGTGCCAGGGTGGTTAACTTTCTTCGGTGCCGAGTACTCTTTTAGAGCTAAACATGGAGATTCACCAGATTTAAATGAGATTGAGAGAATGGCCATAGAACAAGTTAAGAGTGAATTTAAGGATTTCTTAACGTCCACGCAATCTCCAGAGAGATATTCCGCCATATTAATCTCCTTGGATAGACTTGGAGGTAGAGGAGAGCTAAGGGATGTAACTAAAGTCGTAAATGCCTTACTTGGCGAGGTACCAGAACCCAGAGTTCACGAAATTCTCAATAGACTTGTCAATTTGGGTTTCTTAAGAAAGGAGGGACAAGAATACTTATTGCCCGAGGACGAGCCCGACAGAAAGGGGTTAGTAGAGGCATCCAAGGAATTGAGTAAAGGAGGCTACTAG
- a CDS encoding HEPN domain-containing protein codes for MRRTEDWIKQAERDLEEARYSKLGGYFELTCFLSQQAAEKAVKGLLHHRGIERRGHSISHLLENPPPDIHQCTTFLDKQYAPSRYPDVYEEGSPYEYYTEKDADECINCANRILEWVKGQVWK; via the coding sequence ATGAGAAGAACAGAGGATTGGATTAAGCAGGCGGAGAGGGATTTAGAGGAAGCACGGTACTCCAAATTAGGAGGATATTTCGAGTTGACCTGCTTCCTATCTCAACAAGCTGCAGAGAAGGCAGTGAAAGGACTCCTACACCATAGGGGGATAGAGAGGAGAGGTCACTCCATATCTCACCTCCTGGAGAATCCTCCACCCGATATACATCAATGCACCACTTTCCTCGATAAACAGTACGCTCCCTCCAGGTATCCAGACGTCTATGAAGAGGGTTCTCCCTATGAGTACTATACGGAGAAAGACGCAGATGAATGTATAAATTGCGCCAATAGAATACTTGAATGGGTTAAAGGTCAGGTTTGGAAATGA
- a CDS encoding nucleotidyltransferase domain-containing protein: protein MKLIILFGSRSRGDFTEHSDYDVLVVDDDIPKDPRRVSDQLYAKVLAMFPGEVDPVFMNSEVFLKKVKEGVPFVLQILEEGKVIEKDEEFWKETMKIYNEIRPLYERRGKSWIRKR from the coding sequence ATGAAGCTAATCATCCTATTTGGATCCAGATCCAGAGGAGACTTCACGGAGCATAGCGACTATGACGTCTTAGTTGTGGACGATGATATCCCTAAGGATCCTAGGAGAGTATCAGATCAACTTTACGCTAAAGTTTTGGCGATGTTTCCTGGGGAAGTGGACCCTGTCTTCATGAATTCTGAGGTTTTTCTAAAAAAGGTTAAGGAAGGAGTTCCCTTTGTACTTCAAATTCTGGAAGAAGGTAAAGTGATAGAGAAGGATGAGGAGTTTTGGAAGGAGACCATGAAAATATATAATGAAATTAGACCTCTTTACGAGAGAAGGGGAAAATCCTGGATAAGGAAGAGATGA
- a CDS encoding MarR family winged helix-turn-helix transcriptional regulator, whose translation MQRKQDVDVLVRISRVYRAAKREFNRRLESHGLNYIDFLILMNVRESPKSMVYLAKEVLMTQAGITAAIDRLEERGLVRRERDKEDRRIINVQITDLGVKATEEAMQVYEEMASELMKDLSHEEKEKLIALLDLVQEKITKQEKATQSS comes from the coding sequence ATGCAGAGAAAACAAGACGTTGATGTGCTCGTGAGGATCTCAAGGGTCTACAGGGCAGCTAAGAGAGAGTTCAATAGGAGACTGGAGTCCCATGGACTGAACTACATTGACTTTCTCATACTTATGAACGTTAGGGAGTCCCCAAAATCGATGGTCTACCTAGCTAAGGAAGTTCTAATGACACAAGCAGGGATAACTGCGGCCATAGATAGACTGGAGGAGAGGGGATTGGTTAGGAGGGAACGAGACAAGGAGGACAGAAGAATAATAAATGTTCAGATTACGGATCTCGGGGTTAAGGCTACAGAGGAGGCAATGCAGGTATATGAGGAGATGGCCTCTGAGTTAATGAAGGATCTGAGCCATGAGGAAAAGGAGAAGCTTATAGCTCTCCTAGATCTCGTCCAAGAAAAAATAACAAAGCAAGAGAAAGCTACTCAATCAAGTTAG
- a CDS encoding tellurite resistance/C4-dicarboxylate transporter family protein — MEFQVILTMFKRVLYEISVLSPSYFGAVMATGTVSLVLYVNHLIIPALLLTFLNLAMYIILLLFLVIRILKFPRKVEQDLKRSDLGPGFLTLIAGTDVVGDEMILLFHQFTLALTLWITSLVLWLTLQYYFLLVLILREEKNGFKDVNGLWLLFPVSTLTISVLAVDLSSYLPSMIYAGLITYFMGWIIYLVFTVLIAFRLFLSRVSVEEMIPAYWINGGFPALASLSSSLMVIHSASLHSIPILHTLHGFLEGTGLFIWTYGSWWIPLLFLLFLWKHVVRKVSFLKYDFQFWSALFPLAIYDLGTYFTGRVTRIPGILLISYVFLYVVLILWIYQFAGLIYNVFVKLRKPIDGIT; from the coding sequence ATGGAGTTTCAGGTAATACTAACCATGTTCAAGAGAGTTCTCTATGAAATTTCTGTTCTATCGCCATCCTACTTTGGAGCCGTTATGGCCACAGGCACCGTCTCCCTAGTATTGTATGTGAACCACCTAATCATCCCTGCCCTCCTCCTGACCTTCCTGAACTTGGCAATGTACATCATTTTACTCCTCTTCTTGGTAATAAGAATCCTGAAGTTCCCCCGCAAGGTGGAACAAGACCTCAAGCGATCAGACCTTGGACCAGGTTTCCTAACCTTAATTGCTGGTACAGACGTAGTTGGGGACGAGATGATCTTGCTTTTTCATCAATTTACGCTGGCTTTAACTCTCTGGATCACGAGTCTAGTCCTTTGGTTAACCTTGCAATATTACTTCCTTTTAGTGCTAATCCTCAGGGAGGAGAAGAATGGGTTCAAGGACGTTAACGGGCTCTGGCTACTTTTCCCCGTTTCGACGCTGACCATATCAGTCCTAGCCGTGGATCTTTCGTCGTACTTACCCTCAATGATTTACGCTGGGTTAATAACTTACTTCATGGGCTGGATCATATACCTAGTGTTCACAGTTCTCATTGCGTTCAGGCTCTTTCTAAGCAGGGTGAGCGTCGAGGAGATGATTCCAGCCTATTGGATCAACGGAGGATTCCCAGCCTTGGCGTCGCTCTCCTCTTCACTCATGGTCATTCACTCCGCATCTCTTCACTCCATACCCATTCTACATACTCTACATGGATTTCTTGAGGGTACAGGACTTTTCATCTGGACATATGGGAGCTGGTGGATCCCCCTCCTTTTCCTCCTCTTCCTCTGGAAGCACGTTGTCAGAAAGGTCTCATTTCTCAAATATGACTTCCAGTTCTGGAGTGCCCTCTTTCCCTTAGCAATTTACGATTTAGGTACGTATTTCACGGGAAGGGTCACAAGGATACCTGGAATATTACTCATTAGTTACGTTTTCTTGTACGTTGTCTTGATCCTGTGGATTTATCAGTTCGCAGGGTTGATATACAACGTTTTTGTTAAGCTAAGGAAACCCATTGATGGTATAACCTAA
- a CDS encoding MFS transporter: protein MQYKWIALSNTTLGVLMATINGTITIISLPAIFRGIGINPLAPSSFQYLLWILMGYNVVTATLLLSFGRLSDMYGRVRLYNLGFLVFTVGSILLSLTFGTGDMAGLELVIFRVIQGIGGAFLMANSAAILTDVFPVNERGRALGINQVAALAGSLIGLILGGILSVINWRYVFLVSVPVGVFGTVWSYLKLRETSAKNREGIDWIGNAVFGTGLILVLISMTYALMPYGSAQTGWGNPYVIGSLIAGLGLLALFPFLETRVKYPMFRMELFRIRLFTAANFAGFLRSIGYGGLMIMIVIFLQGIWLPLHGYSYSETPFWAGIYTIPLMIGFVSAGPVSGWLSDKYGSRGLATAGMIIVGLGFLALSTLPYDFSYPVFGAIIFMMGVGNGMFASPNTSSIMSSVPAKHRGAASGMRSTLQNTGQTVSIAIFFTIVILSLSSSLGPSLAHALTQAGAPQLSPYVQKVPVTGALFAAFLGYDPVKALLGTLPPSVASQIPASAISIMEQRTWFPSAIAPSFMLALRETFYFGAILSFVAAAASVLRGKAKISEEVVQYNAEKTRR, encoded by the coding sequence ATGCAGTACAAATGGATAGCGTTGAGTAATACGACCTTGGGCGTGCTTATGGCCACCATAAATGGGACGATAACCATCATTTCGCTTCCGGCCATCTTTAGAGGGATCGGGATAAATCCCCTAGCGCCATCGTCCTTTCAGTACCTACTCTGGATATTAATGGGATATAACGTGGTAACAGCAACCCTCCTACTGTCCTTTGGAAGACTCTCGGATATGTACGGGAGAGTTAGGCTATACAACCTGGGTTTCCTAGTTTTTACGGTTGGATCGATTCTCCTCTCGTTAACGTTTGGTACGGGGGATATGGCGGGGTTGGAGCTCGTGATATTTAGGGTGATACAGGGAATAGGAGGGGCTTTTCTAATGGCCAACAGTGCAGCCATTCTTACTGACGTTTTCCCTGTGAACGAAAGGGGAAGGGCATTGGGAATAAACCAGGTCGCTGCTTTAGCTGGTTCTCTAATAGGTCTGATCCTAGGAGGAATTCTCTCCGTGATAAACTGGAGATACGTCTTTCTCGTTAGCGTACCCGTGGGCGTATTTGGAACCGTATGGAGTTACCTGAAGTTGAGGGAGACCAGTGCCAAGAACAGGGAAGGAATAGACTGGATCGGAAACGCAGTTTTCGGAACGGGTTTAATTTTGGTTCTCATTTCCATGACCTACGCGTTGATGCCCTATGGCTCGGCTCAAACCGGATGGGGAAATCCGTACGTTATTGGATCCTTGATAGCCGGTCTAGGTCTCCTGGCGTTATTCCCGTTCTTGGAGACCAGGGTTAAATATCCCATGTTCAGGATGGAGTTATTTAGGATAAGGCTGTTCACTGCCGCCAATTTCGCGGGTTTCTTGAGATCCATAGGTTACGGAGGTTTAATGATAATGATCGTGATCTTTCTGCAGGGGATCTGGTTACCACTTCATGGCTACTCCTATTCAGAAACTCCCTTCTGGGCGGGCATCTACACGATACCACTTATGATAGGGTTCGTCTCAGCTGGACCCGTAAGTGGATGGTTATCCGATAAATATGGATCCCGTGGATTAGCAACTGCCGGAATGATCATCGTGGGATTAGGCTTTTTGGCTCTATCAACTCTACCATACGATTTCAGTTACCCCGTGTTTGGGGCAATAATCTTCATGATGGGCGTGGGAAACGGAATGTTCGCGTCTCCCAACACTTCCTCAATTATGAGTAGTGTTCCCGCAAAGCATAGGGGCGCAGCCTCAGGAATGAGATCCACCCTTCAGAACACAGGGCAGACTGTGAGTATAGCCATATTCTTCACCATAGTAATTCTATCCTTGAGCTCGTCTCTGGGTCCCTCCTTAGCTCATGCATTGACTCAAGCGGGTGCTCCTCAACTTTCGCCCTATGTACAGAAAGTTCCAGTCACGGGAGCGCTTTTCGCAGCTTTCCTAGGTTACGACCCAGTGAAAGCGTTACTGGGAACTCTGCCTCCATCTGTTGCGTCGCAAATACCTGCCAGTGCCATTTCGATCATGGAACAGAGAACGTGGTTCCCCAGCGCCATTGCCCCGAGCTTCATGCTCGCCCTGAGGGAAACGTTCTATTTCGGGGCAATTCTGTCGTTTGTCGCAGCCGCAGCCTCTGTACTCAGGGGAAAAGCTAAAATCTCAGAGGAGGTTGTCCAATATAATGCAGAGAAAACAAGACGTTGA
- a CDS encoding glycoside hydrolase family 15 protein, with translation MTRSIVLGNGKLSALFDEKYLMKELYYPLSIDNHLHAGRVGVLTRTGFHWIHDLDPEVSYEPDTIVSKAEITLDGQSVSVTDTVDLAYPILIRKVKLTGGVFFAWDLHINGVEYGDTALYDPSTLSVIHYKRDKWFLFSCGVAPYQYATGYKETGSYLGTWKDCEDGALSNNPIAQGAVDSAVSFEVRDSLTCWLVAGRSYRDVVALHEYVLERGGDRILDRTRKYWKAWLVKARYNEIKRSLLMLASHFQDNGALPASLDTDIMRFNRDNYNYVWHRDAAFAVIAMALAGYEDLSRKFFHFSKPLLFRGFLFQKYTVDGHWGSTWHPWTEKYLPIQEDETALMIYALWIHFSIFKDVDFIKDLYRPGIKAAADFLCSYLDDDGVHTLPSHDLWEERYGVHFFTQASVYAGLISASKFASFFGEDDVATKYLSVAESLRKGLDTFWVGDHFARSMINGRIDSVVDSSTVLGSLLVFPRDEKTRINRQTVERVLGVNGGIARYEGDSYLRDGNSPNPWFITTLWVAQELIAEGNKERALEYIKWVEKNSLKTGVIPEQITPSYTYPSVSPLVWSHAELIRTCHYLNQGFRNYLEDLT, from the coding sequence ATGACGCGAAGTATTGTTTTAGGAAACGGGAAGTTGAGTGCGTTATTTGATGAAAAATATCTCATGAAAGAGCTCTACTATCCTCTCTCCATAGATAATCACCTACATGCCGGGAGAGTTGGCGTGCTTACTAGGACGGGATTTCATTGGATCCACGATCTTGATCCAGAAGTGAGTTATGAGCCTGACACTATCGTCTCCAAAGCTGAGATTACCTTAGATGGGCAAAGCGTTTCCGTAACCGACACGGTTGACCTGGCATATCCAATCTTGATTAGAAAAGTGAAATTAACTGGAGGAGTGTTCTTCGCGTGGGATCTTCACATAAATGGGGTGGAATACGGTGATACCGCGTTATATGATCCCTCCACGCTATCCGTGATTCATTATAAAAGAGATAAATGGTTCCTGTTCTCCTGTGGAGTAGCTCCGTATCAGTACGCTACCGGTTACAAGGAAACGGGATCTTACCTAGGGACATGGAAGGATTGTGAAGACGGGGCGTTATCCAACAACCCAATTGCACAGGGCGCAGTGGACTCCGCAGTTTCGTTTGAGGTTAGAGACTCGCTTACGTGTTGGCTGGTTGCAGGACGCAGTTACAGAGACGTTGTGGCTCTCCATGAATACGTCCTGGAGAGGGGTGGAGACAGAATTCTCGATAGAACCAGGAAATATTGGAAAGCCTGGCTAGTAAAGGCGAGATATAACGAAATAAAGAGGAGCTTGCTCATGTTGGCGTCACACTTCCAGGACAACGGGGCCCTTCCGGCATCCCTAGACACCGACATCATGAGATTCAACAGAGACAACTACAACTACGTATGGCATAGGGACGCAGCGTTCGCCGTAATTGCAATGGCGTTAGCTGGATACGAGGACCTCTCAAGGAAGTTCTTTCATTTCTCTAAACCACTTCTTTTTAGGGGATTCTTATTTCAGAAGTACACGGTGGACGGCCATTGGGGAAGCACCTGGCATCCGTGGACAGAGAAGTATCTCCCCATCCAGGAAGACGAAACTGCCCTCATGATCTACGCTTTATGGATCCATTTCTCGATTTTCAAGGATGTGGACTTCATTAAGGACCTATACAGACCTGGGATCAAGGCCGCAGCCGACTTCCTGTGTTCATATCTAGACGATGACGGTGTTCACACGTTGCCGTCACATGATCTCTGGGAGGAACGATACGGTGTTCATTTCTTCACTCAAGCCTCGGTCTACGCCGGTCTCATCTCAGCGTCTAAGTTCGCTTCCTTCTTTGGGGAGGACGACGTTGCGACTAAATACCTCTCGGTAGCGGAATCCCTAAGGAAGGGACTGGACACGTTCTGGGTAGGAGACCATTTCGCGAGGAGTATGATCAATGGAAGAATCGATTCCGTGGTCGATTCCAGCACAGTATTGGGTAGTCTCCTGGTCTTCCCTAGAGACGAAAAAACGAGAATAAATCGTCAGACCGTGGAGAGGGTTCTAGGGGTTAACGGAGGTATAGCTAGGTATGAAGGCGATTCCTACCTCAGGGATGGGAATTCCCCAAACCCGTGGTTCATTACAACTCTATGGGTTGCGCAGGAACTAATAGCTGAAGGAAATAAGGAGAGAGCTTTAGAATATATAAAATGGGTAGAAAAAAATTCCCTCAAGACCGGAGTGATCCCAGAGCAGATTACCCCATCATATACATACCCTTCAGTATCTCCCCTGGTTTGGAGCCACGCAGAACTCATAAGGACCTGTCATTACCTTAACCAAGGGTTCAGGAATTACCTAGAAGACCTAACTTGA
- a CDS encoding xanthine dehydrogenase family protein molybdopterin-binding subunit, with protein sequence MIRIREHLDEITGQGKYVDDLELPGTVYLGVVRSQIARGKVTDISRSDNVLLFLDWDAVSTYMPVRPDPRTKNLVKMPIVSDGRVNFVGQPVAAFVTGDRYELEDVMEEIQVDYEQETPVLSIQDSMREEVKIHEKGNIAIDLDLNGGDLDQLVNSEVAVERELLQDRIVQHPMEPKGVISYYNGDTLTVIGSFQSAFRVRADLQEALNIPPERIVVYSPPNVGGGFGNKVPAYPEYVLTSLASMKLKRPVKWIETRREHLTNPTQGRGVYSRLKLHARRDGTILGLEGMIAVDLGAYAFTLNTTTPGFIASLTNGPYKMRFAKLRALGVYTNRPPTGPYRGAGRPEAALITETLMEDLADQLGLSPVELRKKNFIDGEFTTPLGVKIDKAAYREMFSRGEQLYYSLKEKHKDKSVSFIAFTEVVRSSPGEGAKVRIGRGEVLVIAGSGPHGQAHRTTFALLAGEILGLDPNEIKVEVNNTSLIKEGIGSFGSRSAAAGGSAVIEASKAVLETIKRRGMTVKEAINSNEVFEAEVFSRVSDLYTPGIHMAVLDLDKETGFANVLEYYAIDDVGRVIVPSEVEGQLIGGILQGASQVLLESAPVDENGNPVYGSIADNGVPTAVEAVRKVVTEAFSTPSNTLSKARGVGEAGTTGALAAVFIALEKALHMKLKGTPYYPYSGT encoded by the coding sequence ATGATCAGGATAAGGGAGCATTTGGATGAAATCACCGGCCAAGGAAAATATGTAGACGACTTAGAACTTCCAGGTACAGTATATCTGGGCGTGGTGAGGTCACAGATTGCCCGTGGGAAAGTTACCGATATATCACGGAGCGATAACGTCCTTCTATTTCTAGATTGGGACGCAGTTTCTACATACATGCCCGTGAGACCCGATCCGAGGACCAAGAACTTAGTTAAGATGCCCATTGTCAGTGACGGAAGGGTAAATTTCGTAGGCCAACCTGTGGCTGCCTTCGTAACTGGGGACAGGTATGAACTTGAGGACGTCATGGAGGAAATACAGGTCGATTACGAACAGGAAACTCCAGTGCTCTCCATCCAAGACTCTATGAGGGAAGAAGTGAAGATACATGAGAAGGGGAACATCGCAATCGACTTAGACCTAAACGGGGGTGATCTCGATCAACTGGTGAACTCAGAGGTCGCAGTGGAGAGAGAACTTCTTCAGGATAGGATAGTTCAACACCCCATGGAACCGAAGGGAGTCATCTCCTACTACAATGGCGATACGTTAACCGTTATTGGGTCGTTCCAATCAGCCTTTAGAGTGAGGGCAGATCTTCAAGAGGCTCTCAACATTCCCCCTGAGAGAATAGTAGTCTATTCTCCTCCCAACGTTGGAGGCGGCTTCGGGAATAAGGTTCCTGCATACCCAGAGTACGTACTCACTTCCCTCGCATCAATGAAGTTGAAGAGACCGGTCAAGTGGATAGAAACAAGGAGAGAGCATCTAACCAATCCCACGCAGGGGAGGGGCGTATACTCCAGGCTTAAACTTCACGCGAGAAGGGACGGGACTATCCTAGGGTTAGAGGGAATGATAGCAGTCGATTTAGGGGCGTATGCCTTCACCCTAAACACCACAACTCCTGGGTTTATAGCATCGCTGACGAACGGACCATATAAAATGAGGTTCGCCAAACTTAGGGCCCTCGGGGTTTACACCAATAGACCGCCCACTGGACCGTATCGAGGTGCAGGCAGACCAGAGGCAGCTCTTATAACTGAGACGTTGATGGAGGACCTAGCAGACCAACTTGGTTTAAGTCCAGTGGAATTAAGAAAGAAGAATTTCATTGACGGAGAGTTCACTACTCCCCTGGGAGTCAAGATTGATAAGGCGGCCTATCGAGAGATGTTCTCCCGTGGGGAACAACTCTATTACTCGCTCAAGGAGAAACATAAGGACAAGTCGGTGTCCTTCATTGCCTTCACTGAGGTTGTGAGAAGCTCTCCTGGGGAAGGCGCTAAGGTTCGTATTGGAAGGGGAGAGGTATTGGTTATTGCCGGAAGTGGTCCCCACGGGCAGGCACATAGGACCACGTTCGCCCTCCTGGCTGGAGAGATTCTAGGGCTGGATCCGAACGAGATTAAGGTGGAAGTGAATAACACCTCCCTGATCAAGGAAGGGATTGGAAGCTTCGGTAGTAGGAGCGCAGCTGCAGGGGGGTCCGCAGTTATAGAGGCAAGTAAGGCAGTCCTTGAAACCATAAAGAGGAGGGGGATGACGGTTAAGGAAGCCATAAACTCCAACGAAGTTTTTGAGGCTGAGGTGTTCTCACGGGTTTCAGACTTATACACCCCTGGGATACACATGGCGGTTCTTGACTTGGACAAGGAGACGGGATTCGCTAATGTCCTTGAATACTACGCCATTGATGACGTGGGTAGAGTAATCGTCCCTTCGGAGGTGGAGGGACAACTAATAGGAGGTATACTTCAGGGGGCCTCACAAGTGCTTCTCGAATCAGCTCCCGTTGACGAGAATGGGAACCCTGTCTATGGCTCCATAGCTGATAACGGCGTCCCAACCGCGGTGGAAGCAGTAAGAAAGGTCGTAACAGAGGCATTTAGCACTCCCTCAAACACTTTAAGTAAGGCGAGAGGAGTTGGAGAAGCAGGGACTACTGGGGCTTTAGCTGCCGTCTTTATAGCCTTGGAGAAAGCACTTCATATGAAGTTGAAAGGAACTCCATACTATCCCTACTCGGGGACATGA
- a CDS encoding DUF302 domain-containing protein — MIKQEFSIPMDELLMRIREKIKGLDAEIFAEIDHSQNAERVGMSLEPTKVLIFGNPKVGTILMQEKREIAYELPLRLAIWSSGEKTYVAYELPSEIASRYGITNRDVLRKMDSFMENVLKL; from the coding sequence ATGATAAAGCAGGAATTTTCCATTCCCATGGATGAACTCCTGATGAGGATAAGGGAGAAAATCAAGGGATTGGATGCGGAAATCTTCGCCGAAATAGACCACTCTCAAAATGCCGAGAGGGTTGGAATGAGCCTAGAACCCACTAAGGTCCTGATCTTCGGGAATCCCAAGGTGGGGACAATTCTGATGCAGGAGAAAAGAGAGATAGCCTATGAGTTACCTCTCAGGTTAGCAATTTGGAGCTCAGGTGAAAAGACTTATGTTGCCTACGAATTGCCCAGTGAAATTGCAAGTAGGTACGGCATAACCAACCGTGACGTATTAAGGAAAATGGACTCCTTTATGGAAAACGTTCTGAAACTCTAA